In Asterias amurensis chromosome 4, ASM3211899v1, one genomic interval encodes:
- the LOC139935966 gene encoding alpha-N-acetyl-neuraminyl-2,3-beta-galactosyl-1,3-N-acetyl-galactosaminide alpha-2,6-sialyltransferase-like, with translation MKILQKWKNYIIVYAVLIILLVICYYSYGDTPSPPRGFSEIHSEDPLDRKELLQLMKEIGQTYINVKTKKPFTKHCRDCAVVISSGQLLDKAAGKEIDDASCVLRMNDAPIVGHTQDVGRKTTLRVVCFRSLPFLKDSMLIGRGKTDMVAVWGADNPGHNVRSNYLLKRVLDAYRHSPIEVYSMMDKGEKKVVEVFEKELGINRVETNTWVSTGVFTMMLAIQMCNSVTVYGMVDDDYCRLHPNSYVPYHYYGRSMLECEMYKQNQQETKDGSHRFLSEKSLFRRWAEMFDIKFQYPKWNFTKPNVKISKEDVSVQLEAGVA, from the exons ATGAAAATACTACAGAAATGG AAAAACTACATAATCGTGTACGCCGTGCTCATCATACTCCTAGTGATCTGCTATTACAGCTATGGTGATACACCCTCCCCACCCAGGGGATTCTCTGAAATCCATTCTGAGGATCCACTCGACAGGAAGGAACTTTTACAACTCATGAAAGAAATCGGACAAACATATATCAACGTCAAAACCAAAAAA CCTTTTACAAAACACTGCAGAGATTGCGCTGTAGTCATCAGCTCGGGTCAGCTTTTGGACAAGGCTGCGGGTAAGGAGATAGACGATGCGTCATGCGTACTACGCATGAACGACGCCCCCATTGTCGGCCATACACAAGATGTTGGTCGTAAAACGACACTacgagttgtgtgcttcagGTCATTGCCATTCCTGAAAGATTCAATGCTTATTGGTCGAGGAAAGACGGATATG GTTGCAGTATGGGGTGCGGATAACCCAGGTCATAACGTCAGATCCAACTATTTGCTGAAGAGAGTCTTAGATGCCTACAGACATAGCCCCATTGAGGTCTACTCCATGATGGATAAAGGAGAGAAGAAAGTCGTTGAGGTGTTTGAGAAGGAGCTTGGGATCAACAG GGTAGAAACCAACACCTGGGTGTCTACTGGAGTGTTCACTATGATGTTAGCCATTCAGATGTGCAACAGTGTCACGGTGTATGGAATGGTAGATGATGACTACTGCAG GTTGCATCCAAACTCCTACGTACCATACCATTACTACGGACGATCTATGCTCGAGTGTGAGATGTACAAACAAAACCAGCAAGAGACCAAAGATGGCAGCCACCGCTTCTTGTCtgaaaaaagtttattccgaCGATGGGCCGAGATGTTTGATATCAAATTCCAATATCCAAAGTGGAACTTTACGAAACCGAATGTGAAAATATCAAAAGAAGATGTTTCTGTTCAGCTGGAAGCTGGTGTGGCTTGA
- the LOC139935961 gene encoding thyrotropin-releasing hormone receptor-like, which yields MDLAYRFFNWTVINGTGHFIQHGMMNGTYDSPCDTLVVVDTEEQVELYVYTPLEKIVNTYILPVIMAVGLLTNIAFLFVVARVHRMRTVVNVYLVSLAFADILFLGASLGQEIAHFVSSPLSRDQGNIDFGVFIFIYVMSYIGFFTSEFLVTAVAFERFYAVCRPMKVFVGNADPWNASKLVALSWVVAAILAGTTVPSQSQTFIYCMIWPTLELELTMPRTMTSYVPTSENIVRYASFIQTFPFFVAMAVNSVLFVRVMRAMNDRLGVIGRQAAGVRKNLEVRNQIARMLVINGVIFFVLMAPLQTLSLYWFIKRLTGNLQYSSNKQYEAFLLFCHILSYCNSAINPIIYNVANSRYRRAFAEAFSLSRCHESPSSQGEARRDRRAIFATCSSMKTTNGSLRSAMKSIDRLTTEESRT from the coding sequence ATGGATCTTGCCTATCGATTTTTCAACTGGACGGTCATCAATGGCACTGGTCACTTTATCCAGCATGGCATGATGAATGGAACTTACGACTCACCTTGCGACACGCTCGTCGTTGTCGACACAGAGGAACAAGTGGAGTTGTACGTCTACACCCCATTGGAGAAAATCGTCAATACTTACATTTTACCGGTAATCATGGCAGTGGGTTTGCTGACCAACATTGCGTTCCTCTTTGTGGTTGCACGTGTACATCGCATGCGGACCGTAGTCAATGTATATCTTGTCAGTCTGGCCTTCGCTGATATCCTTTTCCTCGGCGCGTCCTTGGGTCAAGAAATAGCCCACTTTGTCAGCTCACCGCTCTCCAGAGACCAAGGTAACATTGATTTTGGCGTCTTCATCTTCATATACGTCATGAGTTACATTGGGTTCTTCACCAGTGAATTCCTGGTGACGGCTGTAGCATTCGAGAGGTTCTACGCCGTGTGTCGTCCAATGAAGGTGTTCGTGGGCAATGCTGATCCGTGGAACGCGTCCAAACTAGTCGCCTTGTCGTGGGTGGTTGCGGCTATACTCGCCGGTACCACAGTACCCTCGCAGAGCCAAACTTTCATCTACTGTATGATATGGCCGACCTTAGAGCTTGAGTTAACCATGCCAAGAACCATGACTTCATACGTCCCGACATCGGAGAATATCGTCAGGTATGCCAGTTTCATACAGACGTTTCCGTTCTTTGTCGCCATGGCGGTAAACAGCGTTCTCTTCGTCCGTGTCATGCGGGCCATGAACGACCGGCTTGGGGTGATCGGTCGCCAGGCTGCCGGAGTCCGCAAGAACCTCGAAGTCCGCAATCAAATCGCAAGGATGCTCGTTATCAACGGCGTCATCTTCTTCGTGTTAATGGCCCCCTTACAAACCCTGTCTCTCTACTGGTTTATTAAACGACTGACCGGGAACTTGCAATATTCATCCAACAAGCAGTATGAAGCTTTCTTGCTGTTCTGCCACATCCTCTCCTATTGTAACTCGGCCATTAATCCTATCATCTACAACGTTGCCAACTCCAGGTACAGAAGAGCCTTTGCGGAGGCCTTCTCTCTATCAAGATGCCACGAGAGCCCATCATCTCAAGGCGAGGCTAGGAGGGACCGACGCGCCATCTTTGCTACCTGCAGCTCCATGAAGACGACTAATGGGTCACTCCGCAGTGCAATGAAGAGCATCGACAGGCTCACCACAGAGGAGTCTCGCACGTGA